From Thalassotalea euphylliae, the proteins below share one genomic window:
- a CDS encoding multidrug effflux MFS transporter, with the protein MTQNPFTISKKILLPLLASIMALSPLAIDLYLPAMPQIADELATTMPSVQNTLSIYLVGYACGLLFFGPLADKYPRRNLVMIGLIGFMLATFALPFATSIEAFMGMRFVQAFLSSAATVVVPGTIREIYQKNTAKGLSYVSMIMMLAPMIAPSIGSVILALHSWQAIFYALAVYACLILLFAVKQLPNRAASLASEQGEQQAQSPSFLGRYKIVLGNKPARLELIASMMISLAFFAYITAVPFVYMTVFQVSEFTFSVLFAATVGALMTAHFINTRLVVRKGSRTMLGYGLLVAVIASSALVMVNYWQLPIAYTVSAVLPLMGSISMIAVNADAIILQKFAEQSGTATAVIGVLRFGIGGLAGPILAFFYDGSAMPFSLLMWLSVLVVLLVQLPRFLGEKNVVDKTLSKSS; encoded by the coding sequence GTGACCCAAAATCCGTTCACTATTTCGAAGAAAATCTTATTACCTTTGCTGGCGTCAATTATGGCGCTATCACCGTTGGCAATTGATTTGTATTTGCCCGCAATGCCGCAAATTGCGGATGAGTTAGCGACGACCATGCCAAGCGTACAAAATACGCTGAGTATTTATCTCGTTGGCTATGCTTGTGGTTTATTATTTTTTGGCCCCTTGGCTGATAAATATCCGCGCCGCAATCTAGTGATGATAGGCCTCATTGGCTTTATGCTGGCCACATTCGCCTTGCCGTTTGCCACTAGCATAGAAGCCTTTATGGGCATGCGATTTGTACAAGCGTTTTTGAGTAGTGCCGCGACAGTTGTCGTGCCAGGTACGATTCGCGAGATCTATCAGAAAAACACAGCCAAAGGCTTATCGTACGTTAGTATGATCATGATGCTCGCCCCGATGATCGCGCCTAGTATTGGCAGTGTGATTTTGGCGTTGCATAGCTGGCAGGCGATTTTCTATGCCCTAGCAGTTTATGCCTGCCTGATTTTACTCTTTGCTGTGAAACAATTGCCAAATCGCGCAGCGTCCTTAGCAAGTGAGCAAGGTGAACAGCAAGCGCAATCACCGAGTTTTCTCGGCCGTTATAAAATTGTCTTAGGTAATAAACCCGCGCGCTTAGAGCTGATCGCTTCTATGATGATCTCACTGGCGTTTTTCGCTTACATCACGGCGGTGCCGTTTGTTTATATGACGGTATTTCAAGTCAGTGAATTTACCTTTAGTGTGCTGTTCGCGGCAACGGTGGGCGCTTTGATGACAGCACATTTTATTAATACTCGCTTAGTGGTGCGCAAGGGGTCACGGACTATGCTTGGTTATGGCTTGTTAGTGGCAGTGATTGCTTCAAGTGCGCTCGTCATGGTGAATTACTGGCAGTTACCGATTGCCTACACCGTTTCTGCGGTATTGCCATTAATGGGTAGTATTTCCATGATCGCAGTCAATGCGGATGCCATTATTTTGCAAAAATTTGCGGAACAATCAGGCACAGCCACGGCGGTGATTGGCGTATTACGCTTTGGTATTGGCGGTTTAGCTGGGCCAATTTTAGCCTTCTTTTATGATGGCTCTGCGATGCCGTTTAGTTTGCTGATGTGGTTATCAGTGCTAGTCGTCTTGCTTGTGCAACTGCCGCGCTTTCTTGGTGAGAAAAACGTTGTGGATAAAACGCTCAGCAAGAGTAGCTGA
- a CDS encoding aminotransferase-like domain-containing protein has protein sequence MKLLNRQSSDFLYQQIIEFIDDQQQQGLLRAGDKLPSLRKLSKQLEISVPTVKQAYLELEKQGRVCARPQSGYYLQAEQARTLQPTRSKWMGSKPVEVNCRSLIEQVHDAVHLPNTVALGISNPVNTHPPDKALARLMRSVLCKVAEKAVSYGPVNGDPKLRMQLAFRYQELGVAVNYQDMLITNGCQEALSIALQCVAEKGDVIAIESPCFFGLIELIESLGMKALEVYTCTEDGICLDELEKTLNQYPVKACLFSTAINNPLGSLMPDSRRQQMVELLERHNVPLIEDDTYGDLHFDGERPKPAQLYSEKGLVLTCSSFSKTAAPGYRIGWLIPGRFEEQAKRIKRAQSCSTPMLQQWTLTEYLLSGEYDRHLAVLRKKLIYNCERMRALIAEHFPSEVCIAKPQGGSVLWVRCRSHVNTDDFFHEAIAQGVSFAPGGIFSPSGKYQHYMRISFGVQWHQDIEQAIKILGQLVAQHQHHSVNKPYIKK, from the coding sequence ATGAAACTACTTAACCGTCAGTCGTCTGATTTCCTCTATCAGCAAATTATTGAGTTTATTGATGATCAACAGCAGCAGGGCTTATTACGCGCGGGTGACAAGCTGCCAAGTTTACGCAAGCTGAGTAAGCAGCTGGAAATAAGCGTACCTACGGTTAAGCAAGCGTATTTAGAGTTAGAAAAGCAGGGGCGGGTTTGCGCTCGCCCGCAGTCAGGCTATTACTTGCAAGCCGAGCAAGCCCGTACCTTGCAGCCTACGCGCAGTAAATGGATGGGTAGTAAGCCTGTGGAGGTCAATTGTCGTAGCTTGATTGAGCAAGTGCACGATGCCGTTCACTTACCCAATACGGTGGCGCTGGGCATTTCTAACCCTGTGAATACTCACCCGCCAGATAAAGCGCTAGCGAGGTTAATGCGCTCAGTGCTCTGCAAAGTGGCAGAAAAAGCGGTGAGTTATGGGCCAGTGAATGGCGATCCTAAATTGCGAATGCAGTTGGCATTTCGCTATCAAGAGTTGGGAGTTGCGGTCAATTATCAGGATATGCTGATCACCAATGGCTGTCAGGAAGCGCTGTCGATCGCATTGCAATGTGTTGCTGAAAAAGGCGATGTGATTGCGATTGAATCGCCTTGTTTCTTTGGCCTAATTGAACTGATTGAAAGCTTGGGGATGAAAGCGTTGGAAGTATATACCTGCACAGAAGACGGTATTTGCCTTGACGAGCTGGAAAAAACGCTCAATCAATATCCCGTGAAAGCTTGCCTATTTTCAACGGCGATCAATAATCCCTTGGGGTCACTGATGCCTGATAGTCGCCGTCAGCAAATGGTCGAGCTGCTAGAGCGCCATAATGTCCCCTTGATTGAAGATGATACCTATGGCGACTTGCATTTTGACGGCGAGCGACCAAAGCCAGCCCAGCTGTATTCTGAAAAAGGACTAGTGCTCACTTGCTCGTCTTTTTCGAAAACGGCAGCACCGGGCTACCGAATTGGCTGGTTAATTCCGGGGCGTTTTGAAGAGCAAGCAAAGCGTATTAAACGGGCGCAATCGTGTTCAACCCCGATGTTGCAGCAATGGACGCTAACCGAATATTTGCTGTCGGGTGAATATGATCGCCATTTGGCTGTACTGCGTAAAAAACTGATCTACAATTGTGAGCGCATGCGAGCATTAATCGCTGAGCACTTTCCCAGTGAAGTGTGTATTGCTAAGCCACAAGGAGGCAGTGTGCTTTGGGTGCGATGTCGTTCACATGTCAATACCGATGATTTTTTTCACGAGGCGATTGCCCAAGGGGTGAGTTTTGCACCGGGTGGGATTTTTTCACCGTCGGGTAAGTACCAGCACTATATGCGCATTAGCTTTGGTGTGCAGTGGCACCAAGATATCGAGCAAGCGATTAAAATTCTGGGGCAATTAGTTGCTCAACATCAGCACCATTCAGTCAATAAACCTTACATCAAAAAATAA